A genomic segment from Ciona intestinalis chromosome 10, KH, whole genome shotgun sequence encodes:
- the LOC100185985 gene encoding RNA binding protein fox-1 homolog 3 isoform X2, whose product MISGQSTCEWQTVQPQVNGHIDQAHQQQQLAAQGMVPPGIPIMLPHPMLTAQSASVPNWDPNSTQAASASGTAPPSTVTTFVNNQSIPSTITSTYMNSSQSDTATYMQNSVKTEVGVTPSPSVAPFVNQSMKEMPQLPQHPGMFPQAYLLPNGHTATAEFVQAQAAVAAAQGQAVAVGDGSVPSTSSVGYSVTGQPIIMMDPNQVPNGGVPVTHVQTLALPAPNTSTGSGSSVTDEASSSTKSDAVDPNKVTNQKRLHVSNIPFRFRDPDLRQMFGKHGKIADVEIIFNERGSKGFGFITFETKEDGDRAKKALHGTIVEGRKIEVNDATARVQTKKPATPLINGLKLPQMVAANLYDPMAAVQVNPLTAAAYRQTALARGRGRSLLVRQPALAAAPQMATAAIQTNGGLIPVMYDTSSLYQPAPTGYDLSALTAAVQGGSVFYQPTAQGIPAGATAYTIPQYATTRYIQAAPASQGATAAQLQAGLAYTAAGAVPTAAAPQQLTYATPTAILDPYQQAALTPGAYGATLAHPARSYRFTPY is encoded by the exons ATGATTTCCGGTCAGTCTACTTGTGAGTGGCAGACCGTACAACCTCAAGTAAACGGCCACATCGACCAGGCCCACCAGCAACAACAGCTAGCAGCACAAGGAATGGTACCACCTGGAATCCCAATCATGTTGCCTCACCCAATGCTAACAGCCCAATCAGCGTCTGTCCCCAACTGG GATCCCAACTCAACCCAAGCAGCAAGTGCGAGCGGCACTGCCCCGCCTTCGACCGTCACCACCTTTGTCAATAACCAGTCCATCCCCAGCACTATCACTTCAACCTACATGAATTCAAGTCAGTCCGACACCGCCACCTACATGCAGAACTCAGTCAAAACTGAGGTGGGTGTCACCCCGAGCCCCAGTGTGGCCCCGTTTGTGAACCAGTCAATGAAAGAGATGCCGCAGTTGCCCCAACACCCTGGCATGTTTCCACAAGCATATTTGCTGCCAAACGGTCACACTGCCACAGCTGAATTCGTTCAAGCTCAAGCTGCTGTTGCTGCTGCGCAG GGTCAAGCTGTTGCAGTAGGCGATGGTTCTGTCCCTTCCACGTCTTCAGTTGGTTATTCAGTGACCGGACAACCCATAATCATGATGGACCCCAACCAGGTCCCCAATGGTGGGGTACCGGTCACCCATGTACAAACTCTTGCCCTACCTGCTCCTAATACCTCAACTGGCTCAGGAAGTTCTGTG ACTGACGAGGCGTCCTCATCTACAAAGAGCGATGCTGTCGACCCAAATAAAGTAACCAATCAGAAGCGTCTTCACGTCTCAAATATTCCGTTCCGATTCCGAGATCCTGACCTGCGACAAATGTTTGGG aaACATGGTAAAATTGCAGAcgtagaaattatttttaatgaacgTGGCTCCAAG GGTTTTGGTTTCATTACGTTTGAAACAAAGGAGGATGGAGACAGAGCAAAGAAGGCTCTGCATGGCACCATTGTTGAGGGAAGAAAAATTGAG GTAAATGACGCTACTGCAAGAGTCCAAACCAAGAAGCCAGCAACCCCACTTATAAATG gTCTAAAGTTGCCGCAAATGGTTGCCGCAAACCTGTATGACCCCATGG CAGCAGTGCAAGTCAACCCACTAACAGCAGCAGCATACAGACAAACAGCACTTGCAAGAGGCAGAGGAAGAAGTCTCCTAGTTCGACAACCAGCGCTTGCAGCAGCTCCACAAATGGCTACAGCTGCAATACAAACCAATGGAGGTCTCATACC gGTAATGTACGACACAAGCAGCTTGTACCAACCGGCTCCAACCGGTTACGACCTGTCTGCTCTCACTGCTGCAGTTCAAGGCGGTTCTGTGTTTTAT CAACCAACTGCGCAAGGTATCCCAGCCGGTGCCACAGCATATACCATCCCGCAGTACGCCACTACACGTTACATACAAGCTGCTCCTGCCTCCCAAGGTGCCACGGCCGCACAACTGCAGGCTGGTTTGGCATACACTGCAGCTGGTGCCGTGCCAACTGCAGCCGCGCCACAACAATTGACCTACGCTACCCCGACCGCCATTTTGGACCCCTACCAACAGGCTGCCCTGACACCTGGGGCTTATGGG GCGACCTTAGCCCACCCTGCAAGAAGTTATCGGTTCACACCCTACTGA
- the LOC100185985 gene encoding RNA binding protein fox-1 homolog 3 isoform X8, with the protein MNSSQSDTATYMQNSVKTEVGVTPSPSVAPFVNQSMKEMPQLPQHPGMFPQAYLLPNGHTATAEFVQAQAAVAAAQGQAVAVGDGSVPSTSSVGYSVTGQPIIMMDPNQVPNGGVPVTHVQTLALPAPNTSTGSGSSVTDEASSSTKSDAVDPNKVTNQKRLHVSNIPFRFRDPDLRQMFGKHGKIADVEIIFNERGSKGFGFITFETKEDGDRAKKALHGTIVEGRKIEVNDATARVQTKKPATPLINGLKLPQMVAANLYDPMAAAVQVNPLTAAAYRQTALARGRGRSLLVRQPALAAAPQMATAAIQTNGGLIPVMYDTSSLYQPAPTGYDLSALTAAVQGGSVFYQPTAQGIPAGATAYTIPQYATTRYIQAAPASQGATAAQLQAGLAYTAAGAVPTAAAPQQLTYATPTAILDPYQQAALTPGAYGATLAHPARSYRFTPY; encoded by the exons ATGAATTCAAGTCAGTCCGACACCGCCACCTACATGCAGAACTCAGTCAAAACTGAGGTGGGTGTCACCCCGAGCCCCAGTGTGGCCCCGTTTGTGAACCAGTCAATGAAAGAGATGCCGCAGTTGCCCCAACACCCTGGCATGTTTCCACAAGCATATTTGCTGCCAAACGGTCACACTGCCACAGCTGAATTCGTTCAAGCTCAAGCTGCTGTTGCTGCTGCGCAG GGTCAAGCTGTTGCAGTAGGCGATGGTTCTGTCCCTTCCACGTCTTCAGTTGGTTATTCAGTGACCGGACAACCCATAATCATGATGGACCCCAACCAGGTCCCCAATGGTGGGGTACCGGTCACCCATGTACAAACTCTTGCCCTACCTGCTCCTAATACCTCAACTGGCTCAGGAAGTTCTGTG ACTGACGAGGCGTCCTCATCTACAAAGAGCGATGCTGTCGACCCAAATAAAGTAACCAATCAGAAGCGTCTTCACGTCTCAAATATTCCGTTCCGATTCCGAGATCCTGACCTGCGACAAATGTTTGGG aaACATGGTAAAATTGCAGAcgtagaaattatttttaatgaacgTGGCTCCAAG GGTTTTGGTTTCATTACGTTTGAAACAAAGGAGGATGGAGACAGAGCAAAGAAGGCTCTGCATGGCACCATTGTTGAGGGAAGAAAAATTGAG GTAAATGACGCTACTGCAAGAGTCCAAACCAAGAAGCCAGCAACCCCACTTATAAATG gTCTAAAGTTGCCGCAAATGGTTGCCGCAAACCTGTATGACCCCATGG CAGCAGCAGTGCAAGTCAACCCACTAACAGCAGCAGCATACAGACAAACAGCACTTGCAAGAGGCAGAGGAAGAAGTCTCCTAGTTCGACAACCAGCGCTTGCAGCAGCTCCACAAATGGCTACAGCTGCAATACAAACCAATGGAGGTCTCATACC gGTAATGTACGACACAAGCAGCTTGTACCAACCGGCTCCAACCGGTTACGACCTGTCTGCTCTCACTGCTGCAGTTCAAGGCGGTTCTGTGTTTTAT CAACCAACTGCGCAAGGTATCCCAGCCGGTGCCACAGCATATACCATCCCGCAGTACGCCACTACACGTTACATACAAGCTGCTCCTGCCTCCCAAGGTGCCACGGCCGCACAACTGCAGGCTGGTTTGGCATACACTGCAGCTGGTGCCGTGCCAACTGCAGCCGCGCCACAACAATTGACCTACGCTACCCCGACCGCCATTTTGGACCCCTACCAACAGGCTGCCCTGACACCTGGGGCTTATGGG GCGACCTTAGCCCACCCTGCAAGAAGTTATCGGTTCACACCCTACTGA